Proteins from one Hyperolius riggenbachi isolate aHypRig1 chromosome 2, aHypRig1.pri, whole genome shotgun sequence genomic window:
- the LOC137544572 gene encoding E3 ubiquitin/ISG15 ligase TRIM25-like, translated as MASAVAVVLSELRCSICMVVYRDPVTLLCGHNFCRGCITQAWDHQVHLREYKCPECQRIYKKRPEMIRNTALLNICEAFHATETDQEQTGIFCNYCDFPVPATKSCLQCETSLCDHHLRRHDRTGGHTLLPPTTDLGKRKCSVHKELLDYYCTEDAACVCVSCSVIGGHVGHKMMSLDEASEEKKKKLRNNLRKMMAETEEAEKRVQSLEELRRKAQEKAGGEEERVTALFKDIRRRLEELQKRILSDITRQVQSYDDIIKQLEIKKEELSRKMRHIEELCNMTDPLTFLQESDTGDLCDTEEEDRHDEQLHDGEDQDVAGISHTLHTGLYHILSEVTGGIYIRPADISLDVNTASNKLYLSDDWKTVSRSDTWQYHQETPERFQYPQVLSSQSFSSGGHYLEVDVGRSDSWMVGMCYPSIDRKGSQSGIGCNNKSWGLCRWGNHYSVRHNNKEIRLPDGIPSDRVGIFLDYEAREISFCALCDPVKTIHTFTATFTEPLHAALCVWGGCIKVYGGNQKLWEIFPLVTPQEENCNWPIVQPILASCL; from the coding sequence ATGGCGTCTGCCGTTGCTGTTGTGCTTTCTGAGCTCCGCTGCTCCATCTGTATGGTGGTCTATAGAGATCCTGTGACCTTGCTGTGTGGCCACAACTTCTGCCGGGGCTGCATCACACAAGCCTGGGACCACCAGGTGCATCTAAGGGAATATAAATGTCCAGAATGTCAGCGGATATACAAGAAGAGGCCTGAAATGATAAGGAACACAGCTTTACTTAATATCTGTGAGGCTTTTCATGCTACAGAGACAGATCAGGAGCAGACCGGGATCTTCTGCAATTACTGTGACTTTCCTGTTCCTGCTACTAAATCCTGTCTGCAGTGTGAGACCTCCTTGTGTGACCATCACCTGAGGAGACATGACAGGACAGGGGGTCACACATTACTGCCTCCCACCACTGACCTGGGGAAGaggaaatgctccgtccataagGAACTACTGGactattactgcactgaggatgctgcctgtgtctgtgtaTCCTGCTCTGTGATTGGAGGACATGTAGGACATaagatgatgtcactggatgaggcctctgaggagaagaagaagaagctgagaAATAATCTGCGGAAAAtgatggcagagacagaggaggctgagaaaagagtccagagtctggaggaactcaggagaaaagcacaagaaaaagcagGTGGTGAAGAAGAGAGAGTCACCGCCCTGTTTAAAGATATTAGGAGACGGCTGGAGGAGCTGCAGAAGAGAATCCTGAGTGACATCACTAGGCAGGTACAATCCTACGATGACATCATCAAACAGCTGGAGATAAAGAaggaggagctgtccaggaagatgcgtcacattgaggagctgtgtaacatgactgatccactgactttcctacaggaatcagacacaggtgacttgtgtgacacggaggaggaggacagaCATGATGAACAGCTCCATGATGGAGAGGATCAGGATGTGGCtggcatctcacacacattacacacaggactatATCATATCCTGTCTGAGGTAACTGGAGGAATATATATACGTCCAGCAGACATATCactggatgtaaacacagctagtaataaattgtatttatcagATGACTGGAAAACTGTATCCAGGTCAGACACatggcagtatcaccaagaaacaCCAGAGAGATTTCAGTATCCTCAGGTGTTGAGCAGCCAGAGTTTCTCCTCAGGGGGACATTACTTGGAAGTGGATGTTGGGAGATCAGATAGCTGGATGGTtgggatgtgttaccccagtatagacaggaaagGAAGTCAGTCAGGGATTGGTTGTAATAACAAGTCCTGGGGTTTGTGCAGGTGGGGTAATCATTACTCAGTGAGACATAACAATAAAGAGATACGGTTACCTGACGGGATCCCCAGTGATAGAGTCGGGATATTTCTGGATTATGAGGCCAGAGAGATCTCCTTTTGTGCCCTGTGTGACCCAGTAAAAACCatccacaccttcactgccaccttcactgagcccctccatgctgcattATGTGTGTGGGGAGGTTGTATAAAGGTATATGGAGGGAATCAGAAGTTGTGGGAAATCTTCCCGCTGGTGACCCCACAGGAAGAGAATTGTAATTGGCCCATTGTCCAGCCAATACTTGCTAGCTGTCTATGA